One genomic window of Bacillus mycoides includes the following:
- the murA gene encoding UDP-N-acetylglucosamine 1-carboxyvinyltransferase: protein MEKLLIEGGRALNGTIRVSGAKNSAVALIPATILADTPVTIGGVPNISDVKMLGDLLEEIGGKVTYGQEEEMVVDPSNMVAMPLPNGKVKKLRASYYLMGAMLGRFKKAVIGLPGGCHLGPRPIDQHIKGFEALGAHVTNEQGAIYLRADELRGARIYLDVVSVGATINIMLAAVRAKGRTVIENAAKEPEIIDVATLLTSMGARIKGAGTDVIRIDGVDSLHGCHHTIIPDRIEAGTYMILGAASGGEVTVDNVIPQHLESVTAKLREAGVQVETNDDQITVNGNRKLKVVDVKTLVYPGFPTDLQQPFTTLLTKAHGTGVVTDTIYSARFKHIDELRRMNAQIKVEGRSAIVTGPVLLQGAKVKASDLRAGASLVIAGLMADGITEVTGLDHIDRGYENIVDKLKGLGANIWREQMTKQEIEEMKNA, encoded by the coding sequence ATGGAAAAGTTGCTAATTGAAGGCGGAAGAGCTTTAAATGGAACAATTCGCGTGAGTGGTGCAAAGAACAGTGCGGTTGCACTAATTCCAGCGACAATTTTAGCAGATACTCCAGTAACTATCGGTGGCGTTCCTAATATTTCGGACGTGAAAATGTTAGGAGACTTACTAGAGGAAATTGGAGGGAAAGTAACTTATGGGCAGGAAGAAGAGATGGTAGTCGATCCTTCTAACATGGTTGCGATGCCTTTACCAAATGGAAAAGTGAAAAAATTGCGCGCCTCTTATTATTTAATGGGTGCAATGCTTGGCCGTTTTAAAAAAGCTGTTATTGGGCTTCCAGGTGGATGTCATTTAGGGCCACGACCGATTGATCAGCATATTAAAGGGTTTGAAGCGTTAGGGGCACATGTTACAAATGAACAAGGTGCCATTTATTTAAGAGCAGATGAACTACGTGGAGCGCGTATTTATTTAGATGTTGTTAGTGTAGGAGCTACGATTAATATTATGCTAGCGGCTGTACGAGCGAAAGGTAGAACTGTTATTGAAAATGCAGCGAAAGAACCAGAGATTATTGATGTAGCCACATTGTTAACGAGTATGGGAGCACGTATTAAAGGTGCTGGTACAGACGTAATCCGAATTGATGGTGTGGATTCTTTACATGGTTGTCACCACACTATCATTCCAGATCGTATTGAAGCTGGTACGTATATGATTTTAGGAGCAGCGTCAGGAGGAGAAGTAACAGTTGATAATGTTATTCCTCAGCATTTAGAATCCGTTACTGCGAAGCTAAGGGAAGCTGGTGTTCAAGTTGAAACGAACGATGATCAAATTACAGTGAACGGCAATAGAAAGTTAAAAGTAGTTGATGTAAAAACGCTTGTATATCCAGGGTTTCCGACAGATTTACAACAGCCGTTTACAACGCTTTTAACAAAAGCGCATGGAACAGGAGTTGTAACTGATACAATTTACAGCGCACGTTTCAAGCATATTGATGAATTGCGCCGTATGAACGCACAGATTAAAGTAGAAGGCCGTTCAGCGATTGTGACTGGACCTGTTTTATTGCAAGGTGCGAAGGTGAAAGCGAGTGACTTACGAGCTGGTGCGTCCCTTGTTATTGCGGGTTTAATGGCAGATGGCATTACAGAAGTAACGGGACTTGATCATATTGATCGAGGTTACGAAAATATAGTAGACAAGCTTAAAGGGCTTGGTGCAAACATTTGGCGAGAACAAATGACAAAGCAAGAAATTGAAGAAATGAAGAATGCATAA
- the pyrG gene encoding CTP synthase, with protein sequence MTKYIFVTGGVVSSLGKGITAASLGRLLKNRGLNVTIQKFDPYINVDPGTMSPYQHGEVFVTDDGAETDLDLGHYERFIDINLNKYSNVTTGKIYSSVLQKERRGEYLGGTVQVIPHITNEIKERVYRSGRETNADVVITEIGGTVGDIESLPFLEAIRQIKSDIGRDNVMYIHCTLIPYLKAAGEMKTKPTQHSVKELRSLGIQPNIIVVRTELPVSQDMKDKLALFCDIDTKAVIEARDADTLYAVPLALQEQNMDQIVCDHLKLDNPAADMTDWTALVNKVRNLSKKTKIALVGKYVELQDAYISVVEALRHAGYSFDTDVEVKWVNAEHVTAENVKELVGDTDGILVPGGFGDRGVEGKIVAIQYARENKVPFLGICLGMQLASIEFARNVLGLEGANSSEINPDTPYAIIDLLPEQKDVEDLGGTLRLGLYPCKLAEETNAYNAYNEPVVYERHRHRYEFNNQFRPDMEKAGFVFSGTSPDGRLVEIIELQDHPWFVAAQFHPELVSRPNRPQPLFHDFVSASITNKESK encoded by the coding sequence ATGACTAAGTATATTTTTGTAACAGGCGGTGTAGTATCGTCTTTAGGTAAAGGTATTACAGCAGCATCTCTTGGAAGACTTTTAAAAAATCGTGGTTTAAACGTAACTATTCAAAAGTTTGATCCATACATTAACGTAGACCCAGGGACTATGAGCCCATACCAACACGGTGAGGTATTCGTAACAGATGATGGTGCAGAAACGGACTTAGACCTAGGTCACTATGAGCGTTTTATCGACATCAACTTAAATAAATACAGCAACGTAACAACAGGTAAAATTTACTCTTCAGTTCTTCAAAAAGAGCGTCGTGGTGAATATTTAGGAGGAACAGTTCAAGTTATTCCTCACATTACTAACGAAATTAAAGAACGTGTATATCGTTCTGGTCGCGAAACAAACGCCGACGTTGTTATTACAGAAATCGGTGGAACTGTTGGTGATATCGAGTCTCTACCATTCTTAGAAGCAATTCGTCAAATTAAGAGCGACATCGGTCGTGACAATGTAATGTACATTCACTGTACGTTAATCCCGTACTTAAAAGCAGCGGGTGAAATGAAAACAAAACCAACGCAACATAGCGTTAAAGAGCTTCGCAGCTTAGGTATTCAGCCGAACATTATCGTTGTTCGTACAGAATTACCTGTTTCTCAGGACATGAAAGACAAGCTTGCATTATTCTGTGACATCGATACAAAAGCAGTTATCGAAGCACGCGATGCAGATACTTTATATGCGGTTCCATTAGCTCTTCAAGAACAAAACATGGACCAAATCGTTTGCGATCACTTAAAATTAGACAATCCTGCTGCAGATATGACAGATTGGACTGCACTAGTTAATAAAGTACGTAACCTTTCTAAGAAAACAAAAATCGCTCTTGTTGGTAAATACGTAGAGCTTCAAGACGCATATATTTCTGTTGTAGAAGCACTTCGTCATGCAGGTTATTCATTCGACACAGATGTAGAAGTGAAATGGGTAAACGCTGAGCACGTAACAGCAGAGAACGTAAAAGAATTAGTTGGCGACACAGATGGTATCCTTGTACCAGGTGGCTTCGGCGATCGTGGTGTAGAAGGTAAAATCGTTGCAATTCAATATGCTCGTGAAAACAAAGTTCCATTCTTAGGAATTTGCTTAGGTATGCAACTTGCATCAATCGAATTTGCACGTAACGTATTAGGATTAGAAGGGGCTAACTCTTCTGAAATTAATCCTGACACACCTTATGCAATTATCGATTTATTACCAGAACAAAAAGATGTAGAAGATTTAGGTGGTACACTTCGCCTTGGTCTATACCCATGTAAGCTTGCTGAAGAAACGAATGCTTACAATGCTTACAACGAGCCGGTTGTATATGAACGTCATCGTCATCGTTATGAGTTCAACAATCAATTCCGTCCAGATATGGAAAAAGCTGGATTTGTATTCTCTGGTACAAGCCCAGACGGTCGTCTAGTGGAAATTATTGAATTACAAGATCACCCTTGGTTCGTGGCAGCACAGTTCCACCCAGAACTTGTATCTCGTCCAAACCGTCCACAACCATTGTTCCATGACTTCGTAAGTGCTTCTATTACGAATAAAGAGAGCAAGTAA
- the spo0F gene encoding sporulation initiation phosphotransferase Spo0F, with product MEGKILIVDDQYGIRVLLHEVFQKEGYQTFQAANGFQALDIVKKDNPDLVVLDMKIPGMDGIEILKHVKEIDESIKVILMTAYGELDMIQEAKDLGALMHFAKPFDIDEIRQAVRDQLAVEA from the coding sequence ATGGAAGGGAAAATTTTAATCGTTGATGATCAATATGGCATTCGTGTTTTATTGCATGAAGTGTTCCAAAAAGAAGGTTATCAGACGTTCCAAGCAGCGAATGGATTTCAAGCTTTAGATATCGTGAAAAAAGATAATCCAGATTTAGTAGTCTTAGATATGAAAATCCCAGGTATGGATGGTATAGAGATTTTAAAACATGTAAAAGAAATTGATGAGAGTATTAAAGTGATTTTAATGACTGCTTATGGAGAACTAGATATGATTCAAGAAGCGAAAGATTTAGGAGCTTTAATGCACTTTGCTAAACCGTTTGATATTGATGAGATTCGTCAAGCAGTGAGAGATCAGCTTGCTGTAGAGGCTTAA
- a CDS encoding DUF2529 domain-containing protein — protein MLKIFSTQLSGYFSKISQKEEMNIEDSARLLAQALVGDGFIYLHGTNEMEGIVSEALFGAEPMKQAKCLIENGELAAVTSADRVLLISRFSTDEEIINTAKKLHEGGQSIVGISAIQEGAESLEQYTDVHIDTKLLKGLIPDDEGNRYGFPSLIIALFAYHGLKFTIDEMLNEY, from the coding sequence ATGTTAAAAATTTTTTCGACTCAATTAAGTGGATATTTCTCCAAAATTTCTCAAAAAGAGGAAATGAATATAGAAGATAGCGCTCGTCTACTTGCCCAGGCATTAGTTGGCGACGGCTTCATTTACTTGCATGGTACAAACGAAATGGAGGGTATTGTTTCAGAAGCATTATTTGGCGCCGAACCAATGAAACAAGCAAAATGTTTAATAGAAAACGGTGAACTGGCGGCAGTGACTTCTGCGGACCGCGTACTTCTTATTAGTCGTTTTTCGACAGATGAAGAAATTATAAACACCGCGAAAAAACTTCATGAAGGAGGCCAATCTATCGTTGGAATCTCGGCTATTCAAGAAGGTGCTGAATCACTGGAACAATATACAGATGTACATATTGATACAAAGCTGTTAAAAGGTCTTATTCCAGATGATGAAGGTAACCGCTACGGGTTCCCAAGTTTAATTATAGCCTTATTTGCTTATCACGGATTGAAATTTACAATTGATGAAATGTTAAACGAATATTAA
- the rpoE gene encoding DNA-directed RNA polymerase subunit delta: MNFKQYSPEELKECSMIEVVHSVLGDKRQATTFNELVQEIAQVLGLSQEQVNAKLAQFYTDLNIDGRFINLGENRWGLRSWYPYEQIDEEILPQPKPKKKRKVEEDGFDDYIEEDDDVEDAEEDVEDVEDLDKVLEEEDADDEDDDLDDLEEDDEDFAEEELEYDETEEEEEEER, encoded by the coding sequence GTGAATTTTAAGCAATATTCACCAGAAGAGCTAAAAGAATGTTCAATGATTGAAGTTGTACATAGCGTTTTAGGGGATAAAAGACAAGCAACGACATTCAACGAGTTGGTTCAAGAAATCGCTCAAGTGCTGGGACTATCTCAAGAACAAGTTAATGCGAAACTCGCACAATTTTATACAGATTTAAACATCGATGGACGTTTCATTAATTTAGGCGAAAATCGTTGGGGGCTACGTAGCTGGTACCCATATGAGCAAATTGATGAAGAGATTCTGCCTCAGCCAAAACCGAAGAAGAAACGCAAAGTTGAAGAGGACGGTTTTGACGACTACATTGAAGAAGATGATGATGTAGAAGATGCAGAAGAAGATGTAGAAGATGTAGAAGATTTGGACAAGGTTCTTGAAGAAGAAGACGCAGATGATGAAGATGATGATCTTGACGATTTAGAAGAAGATGATGAAGACTTCGCAGAAGAAGAACTTGAGTACGATGAAACTGAAGAAGAAGAAGAGGAAGAGCGGTAG
- a CDS encoding TetR/AcrR family transcriptional regulator → MVKHNVHASVKDEKLVALRREQMIKGAVQLFKQKGFPRTTTREIAKAAGFSIGTLYEYIRTKDDVLYLVCDSIYEHVKERLEEVVCTEKGSIESLKIAITNYFKVMDELQEEVLIMYQEVRFLPKESLPYVLEKEFQMVGMFENILEQCTENGTFTLNKKEIQLLAHNIFIQGQMWGFRRWALQKLYTLEEYTEMQIRYVMQGAHMLPK, encoded by the coding sequence ATGGTTAAACATAATGTACATGCGTCAGTGAAAGATGAAAAATTAGTTGCGTTAAGGCGTGAACAAATGATTAAAGGTGCAGTGCAGCTTTTTAAGCAAAAAGGATTCCCGCGTACAACAACGAGAGAAATTGCGAAAGCGGCTGGATTTAGTATCGGAACACTTTATGAATACATTCGCACAAAAGATGATGTATTATATTTAGTTTGTGATAGTATTTATGAACATGTAAAAGAGCGGTTAGAGGAAGTAGTGTGTACAGAGAAGGGAAGTATAGAAAGCTTAAAGATAGCGATAACGAATTACTTTAAAGTGATGGATGAATTGCAAGAAGAAGTATTAATTATGTATCAAGAGGTACGTTTTTTACCGAAAGAATCACTCCCATATGTATTAGAAAAAGAGTTTCAAATGGTCGGGATGTTTGAGAATATTTTAGAGCAGTGTACGGAAAATGGGACATTTACACTAAATAAAAAGGAAATACAGCTTCTTGCACATAATATTTTCATACAAGGACAAATGTGGGGATTTAGACGCTGGGCACTGCAAAAACTGTATACGCTCGAAGAATATACTGAAATGCAAATTAGGTATGTAATGCAAGGGGCGCACATGCTTCCGAAATAA
- a CDS encoding class II fructose-bisphosphate aldolase gives MPLVSMKEMLNTALEGKYAVGQFNMNNLEWTQAILAAAEEEKSPVILGVSEGAARHMTGFKTVVAMVKALIEEMNISVPVAIHLDHGSSFEKCKEAIDAGFTSVMIDASHHPFEENVETTKKVVEYAHARNVSVEAELGTVGGQEDDIIAEGVIYADPAECKHLVEATGIDCLAPALGSVHGPYKGEPNLGFAEMEQVRDFTGVPLVLHGGTGIPTADIVKAISLGTSKINVNTENQIEFTKAVREALSKDQEVYDPRKYIGPGRDAIKATVAGKMREFGSNGKA, from the coding sequence ATGCCTTTAGTTTCTATGAAAGAAATGCTAAACACAGCACTAGAAGGAAAATACGCAGTTGGTCAATTCAACATGAACAACTTAGAGTGGACTCAAGCTATCTTAGCTGCTGCGGAAGAAGAAAAATCTCCTGTAATCCTAGGTGTATCTGAGGGTGCAGCTCGTCATATGACTGGTTTCAAAACAGTTGTAGCTATGGTTAAAGCTTTAATCGAAGAAATGAACATTTCTGTTCCTGTAGCGATTCACCTTGACCATGGTTCAAGCTTCGAAAAATGTAAAGAAGCAATCGATGCAGGTTTCACATCTGTAATGATCGACGCTTCTCACCACCCATTCGAAGAAAACGTTGAAACTACTAAAAAAGTGGTAGAATACGCACACGCTCGTAACGTATCTGTTGAAGCTGAGCTTGGAACAGTTGGCGGACAAGAAGACGACATCATCGCTGAAGGCGTAATTTATGCTGATCCAGCAGAGTGTAAGCACCTTGTTGAAGCAACAGGTATCGATTGCCTAGCTCCAGCTTTAGGTTCTGTACACGGTCCTTACAAAGGTGAGCCTAACTTAGGATTCGCTGAAATGGAACAAGTTCGTGACTTCACTGGCGTACCTTTAGTATTACACGGTGGTACTGGTATCCCAACTGCTGATATCGTAAAAGCTATTTCTTTAGGTACTTCAAAAATTAACGTAAACACTGAGAACCAAATTGAGTTTACAAAAGCTGTTCGTGAAGCATTAAGCAAAGACCAAGAAGTTTACGATCCTCGTAAATATATTGGACCTGGCCGCGACGCTATTAAAGCAACTGTTGCTGGTAAAATGCGTGAGTTCGGTTCTAACGGTAAAGCGTAA